GTGATCGCGCAGGTCCGCTTGCATCGCCGCTCATCCGGCGGCCTGAGGATGATGTTGACTTCATAGTGACAGATCTGTCAAGATGACATATATGGTCATGATGAAAAGATCCGACGCGCCACGTCGGTCAGGAGAGTGGAATGGCTGAAGGCCCCTATGACGTGATTCAGATCGGTTACGGCCCGGTGAGCGAGTCGCTCGCCCTGATGCTGGGCCGCAAGGGAAGGTCGGTCGCGGTGTGCGAGCGCTGGACATCGCGATACCCGCTGCCGCGCGCCGTCTGTGTCGATCACGAGCTGTACCGGGTGCTGGCGGCGAACGGGATGGGCGATGTCCTGCCCTCGGTGACGCATGCCGGGCCCCTCTACCAATGGTTCAATGCCGACTGGAAGGAACTGCTGGTCATCGATTGGCAGAAGGCCTCCATTTCGGGCGGTCCCGAGGTGAATTTCGTCCACCAGCCCACGCTTGAAGGTGCGCTCGATGCGATGGTGCAGCAGCAGAAGGGGGTGGAGCTTCACCTCGGCTGGGAGGCGGTCGCGGTCACGCAGGATGAGGCGCTGGCGCATGTGACGCTGCGCCATCTGGAAAGCGGCGAGGAGAAGGTGCTGTCCGCGCGCTATGTGGTGGGATGCGATGGCGCCAATTCGCTGGTGCGCACCGCCATCGGCGGCGCGCGTGAGGATCGCGGCTTTCAGGCGGACTGGCTGGTGATCGATGTGCTGCTGAAAGATGGCGTGACGGTCGAGGGGCTGGGGCTGCCCGGCGCGGGCCAATATTGCAATCCGGCGCGGCCCACCACCATCGTGCCCGCAGGTGTGCGTGAGGGCCGCCTGTTCCGGCGGTGGGAGTTCATGCGGCTGCCGCATGAAACGGTCGAGCAACTGGAGGATGAGGCCTATGTCTGGGAGCTGCTCAAGCCATGGGCGGGGCCGGACGAGGTCGAGCTGGTCCGTCACAAGGTCTACAATTTCCGGTCGCTGATTGCGTCGCGCTGGCGCGATGGGCGGTTGCTGATCGCGGGCGATGCCGCGCATGTCATGCCGCCTTTCATGGGGCAGGGCATGTGCGCAGGGATGCGCGACGCCTGGAATCTGGCGTGGAAGCTGGAGCTGGTGCTGTCGGGCGTGGCGGATGACCTGCTGCTCGACACCTATCAGGCCGAGCGGATGCCTCATGTCAGCCAGATCACCGATATGGCGATCTTCCTCGGCAAGATCATCTGCATCCCCGATCCGGAGGAGGCTGCCGCCCGCGACCGTGCCTTTCTGGGCGGCAATGCCCCGCCGCTGCCGCCGTTCCCCAAGCTGGATCACGGGCTGCTGTTCCGGCCCAATGGCGCGGCGCTGCAAGCGGGGGCGGGGCTGCTCTCGCCACATGGCACCCTTGCGCAGGATGGCAGGCATGCGCGCCTCGACGATCTGACGGAGGCCGGGAGCGGCTTCCTCGTGATCGCGCGGGGCTTCGATCCCGAGTCCTCCGTCGGCCCTGTGCGCGACACGCTGGCCCTCGCCGGGCTGCGATGCCTTCAGATCGGGGCGGGCCATGCCACCGATGTCGATGGCCGGATCGAGGCCTTCCTCGATGCGCAGGGCTGGAACGCGATGATCATCCGCCCCGATTTCTACGTCTACGGCGGCGCCATCGGGGCGGGCGATCTTTCCGCATTGGCCGGGGCGCTCGCGGATGATCTGCGCGCGCATGGCCTCCATGCATCCGCCACCACATCTCTTGAGCATAAGGAAAATGTATGAAACTCGCGCGTTTTGCCGTCGGTGACGGCGTCCATCTCGGTCTGGTCGATGGCGACCGGATTGCCGATCTGACCGCCGCAGGCCTGCCCTTTGCAACCATGCTCGCCCTGATCGAGGCGGGAGAGGCCGGTCTCGATGCTGTGCGCAAGGTGGCCGGGAATGCGCCTTCCACGCCGCTGGCGCAGGTGGCGCTGCTGGCCCCTATCGAAAAGCCCGGCAAATATCTCGCGATCGGCATGAACTACCAGAAGCATCTGGAAGAGGCCGACAAGCTTGGCGTGGCCCGCGCGAAGCATCAGGTATGGTTCAACAAGCAGACCACCTGCCTCTCCGGCCCTTTCGACGCCATCGAGCCCGGTGTGACCGAGAAGCTGGACTATGAAGTCGAACTCGGGGTGGTGATCGGTCGGCGCGCCAAGGGTGTGACGCCGCAAGACGCGCTGGCCCATATCTTCGGTTATTTCGTGGCCAATGATGTTTCGGCCCGCGACTGGCAGTTCCATTCGCCGACCTTCACCATGGGCAAGTCGTTCGATACGCATGGGCCGATCGGCCCCTGGATCGTTACGGCGGATGAGGTGGCCGATCCTCAGGCGCTCGATCTGCGCTGTCTGGTGAATGGCGAGGTGCGTCAGGCCAACAACACGGCGAACATGCTGCACCGGATCGATGCGCAGATCTCCTATCTCTCGACGGCCTTCACGCTGGAGCCGGGCGATCTGATCGCCACCGGCACGCCCGAGGGCGTCGGCGTGGGCATGGAGCCGCCGACCTTCCTCAAGAGCGGCGATGTGGTGCGCTGCGAGGTCGAGGGCATCGGCGTCATCGAAAATCGCGTGGCCTGAGCCCGCTGCTGGCGGCGGTGCAAGTGCCGCCGCCAGCCAACAATGGAGAGGATAAAGATATGGCAGTTCTGGGAATGCTGTCGCTTACGCTGGAGGTGCCGAACATCGATGAAGGGGTTCGCTTCTACAGCGATGCCGGGCTGATCTCTGCCGTTGAGGGCGATGTCGCCCGCCTGCGTTGCGAAGGGCAGGCGCGGGAATCGATCACCTTGCTGGGCGGTTTCGCATCGAAGCGCCTGCACCATGTCGCGCTGCGGGCGGAGGATCTGGAGGCGATCGCCGAGCGCGTTCCCCGCTTCGGTGGCCGTGTCATGGCCGCGCCCGCAGGCTTTCCCGCCAGCGGCCTGTGGGTCGAGGACCCTCATGGCATGCTGCTCCATCTGGTCGAACACCCCTGCGATCCGCCGCTTGAAGGCGGCCCCGCTTTCGAGATCAACGCGCCCGGGCGTATCCTGCGCAAGCGGCGGTCGGCAATGCTGCCGACAGGGGCCTATGGCGCCGTCCATCCGCTCCGGCTGGGCCATGTTCTCGTCTTTTCGCCGGATGTGCCTGCCAGCGTGCGCTTTGTGACCGAGGCGCTGGGCATGGGGCTGGCCGACCGGTCGCAGGATGTCATCGCCTTCTGCTGCGCGCGCAAGGAAAGCGAGCATCATGTGCTGGCCTTCGCCAAATCGCCGGGCGTGGGCTTCCACCATGCCAGCTTTCAGGTGAACGATCCTGATGAGGTTGGCCGTGGCGGTCGCGCGCTGGCCGGGAAGATGGGCAAGGGGGACTGGGGCTTTGGGCGCCACACGGTGGGCTCCAACTTCTTCCACTATATTCAGGACCCCTGGGGCAGCTGGTTCGAATATTATTCCGACATGGATTACATCGACGATTACGCGCTATGGACCCCGACCAACTATGCGCTGGAAGACAGTCTGGCGAATTGGGGGCCATCGGTGCCCGGCGATTTCGTCCATAATTACGAGATTGCGCGGTTGGACGCTTGAAAACAGAAAGCCATCGCAACGTCCATCAGCACACCATCAGAGACCTGTCACCTGCATGACGATGTGACCGGCACAGCCGGGCTGATGGACGATGCGGCGCATGCGACCCGCGCGCATAGGGGCACCGGCTGCTATGTCCCGAATCGCTCGATCAGGGCCAGAAAGGCTGTGATCGACACCGCCTCAAGCTCTGGCATGCGGTGTTCGAAGGGTTTTTCATGCCCGGCGAACATCGTCAGCCCCTCCATCGAGGCGGAGATGAACAGCGCCATGGCCGAGCGTTGCTCGACCGAGAGGTCCGGCCGCATTTCCTCGATGATATCGTTGAGCGACACGCGCGCCCGCGCATAGAGTTCCTGCACACGCTCCAGCACGAAGCTGTCATGGTTGGACAGCGCCCAGAGTTCGGGGAACAGCCGTGTCGTCTTCTTGGTGCGGATGTCTTCCAGCACCATCTGGCACAATTCGGCCAGACGTTCGGCGGGGGGCGTGCCGCGCCGATGGGTGATCTTGTCGAACTCGATCTCATAGGCGCGGATCACCGCATCCAGCAGATCGCGCACCAGATCGTCCTTGGTGGTGAAGTGATAGGTCAGATTGCCCATCTTCAGCCCGCAGGCGGCGGCCACGCGGCGCATGCTCAGCGCCTGATAGCCTTCCTCGATCAGCAGGCCGAGCGCGGCGCGCAGAATCATTTCCCTTGTCTCATGCCCCTTGCTGTAGCCGCCCTCACGCTCGGGCAGCACCAGGTCGCGGACGGCGAAGGCGATAAGATTGCCTGTCTTGTCAGTCACTTGAAAAACCTCAGCTCAGAAATATCGAAAATATGACACTCGACAAAATTATGTCCATTGACAAGTTTTTAGAAATGACCCCAAATCACACCTGTCACGACCTAACATGAGGTTGGGCGGACAGGGAGAGAATGATGCGCAGAGGGTCTTTTATGGCCGCGCTTCTGCTGGGCGCGGCATGCGTGCTTCCGGCGGCGGCCCATGCGGCGACAGCTCCGGCGCCATTGGCTGAAGAGCCGATCCCCGCCGTCACCACCTTGCCGCAAAACTGGCCGGCAAGCTGGCTGCTGGTCCATGATCTGAACTTTGCCTCGATCATCGACGGCAAGCTGGCGATTGTCGACACGCATGATACGGTGCAGCCGCTGAAAGGGCTGGTGCGGGCCTCGCAATTCGCCAGTTCGCAGATTTCGCCCGCCAACCATGAGATCTACACGGCGGAAACCTTCTACACCCGCCTGACGCGCGGCGAGCGCACCGATGCCATCACCATCTGGGATATGGCCACGCTGCAGCCCAAGGGCGAGATCGTGCTGCCCGGCGGCAAGCGCCAGCTTTCCGTCACCTATCGCAACATCTTCCAGCTGATCAACCATGACAGCTGGGCGCTGGTGGCCAATTTCACCCCGGCGCAATCGGTGACGGTGGTCGATCTGGCGGGACGCAAACTGCTGGGAGAGATCGATCTTCCCGGTTGCAGCCATATCTATCCCACGGGGGAGCGCGGCTTCACCTCCTTCTGTCAGGATGGCTCGCTGATCAGCATTCAGCTCGATGCCGCGGGTAAGGTGCAGTCGTCCAAGACGCTGACCAATGTGCAGGATATCGACCGCCAGCCCCATTTCCAGATCCCCGCGATGATCGGCAAGGTGGCGTGGTTCGTCAGCTATCACGGTCAGCTCAAGGGCTTCGATCTTTCGGGACCGGTCGCCGTGCCTCTGCCCAGACTGGCCAATGTCGGCACGGCAGAGGGTGGCGCGCCGGAATGGCGGCCCGGTGGCTGGCAGGTGATCGCCTCGGACGGCACTTCGGACGGCAAGGGCCTGCTCTATGTGCTGATGAGCCCCAACGGCAAGGAGGGCAGCCACAAGGATGGCGGCACGGAGGTCTGGGTGGTCGATCCCGTGGCGGGCAAGCGGGTGAGCCGGATCGCGCTGGGCGGGGTCTTTTCCTCCATCGCTATGACGCATGAGGCCCAGCCCCGGCTGGTGGCCGCCAGCGCCGATGGGCTGATCGATATCTTCGACCCCGCGACGGGGCAGAAGGTGCATTCGCTGGGGCGCACCACGGCGGCCAATCCCACCCTTCTCACGCCGGTGCCGTGATGCAGGCGCTGAGCTTCTTCCTGGCGCTGGTGCTGGGTGCGGCCTGCCTGCACAAATGGACCGAGCGCGACAGGCTGATCGCCGCCACCGCCACGCTGACCGGCGTGGGGCTGCGCGAGGCGCCCTTCCTGCTGCTGGTCGCAGGCCTGTGGGAAGCGCTGGCGGCGATCACGCTGCTGGTGCCGGGCCTGACGCAGATCGGCGCGGTGGCCGGGGCTGCCCTCTGGACGCTTTATGCTGCGGCTCTGTGGCGGCGGCGCGGCCAGCGGATCGACTGCGGCTGCGACTTTATGCGCCGCGACAAGCCGGTCTCGACAGGCGCGATCCTGCGGCCTGTGGTGCTGGCGGCGGTGGCCGTGATGGTCGCCCTGCTGCCCGCCGGCGCCTTCAGCCCGGACCTGATCTTCGCCGCGCTGGGCTTTGCCGCCCTGTGGTTCGCCGCGGGCGAATTTCTTTCCCTTCCTCTTGTTGCGAGGGCCCGATGATGTTGATGGTGTCGCAAATTCTGCTCTGGATCGCTGTCATCGTGCTGGCCGTGCTGGTCGCGGCACTGGTGCGGCAGGTGGGCGTGCTGCATGAGCGGATCGCTCCTGCCGGCGCGCTGACCTTGCACCAGAAGGTCTCCGTGGGTGAAAAGCCCACCGCCTTGACGCTCGATACGCTGGACGGCGGGCGGATCACCGTCGGCGGCGGCGGCGCGCGAAGCCAGCTGGTGTTCTTCGCCTCACCCGATTGCCCGGTGTGCAAGGTGTTGCTGCCGATCGTGCGCTCCGCCGCGCGGGCCGAAAGCGACTGGCTCGACATCGTGCTGGCCGGGGACGGCAGTGCGGGGGCCTATCGCCGCCTCGTTGCCGATCATGGGCTGGAGGGCGTGCCGCTGGTGCTGTCCGAAGCCTTGGGCCGGGCCTTTGGCGTCTCCAAACTGCCCTATGCCGTGCTGATCGATGAAGAGGGTCGCCTCGCCTCGCTCGGCCTCATCAACAACCGCGAGCATCTCGAAAGCCTGTTCGAGGCCAAGGAACGCGGCGTCGCCTCCATTCAGGACTTTCTCGCACGCCGTCAGGGGGGAGCGGAATAATGCCGATCTTCGACAGTTGGACCGAAAAAGCCGCGCGCAAGGTGGCGCAAGGCGTCTCGCGCCGGGGCACGCTGGCCCGGCTGGGCGCGGCGATCACCGGAGCCGCCATCATTCCCGCTCTGCCGGTGTCGCGCGCTTCTGCCGCGCCGCATGGCGCGGGGGAGGCCCGCCCGCCGATCGCCTCGGCGCTGGCCAATGATCCGGGCAACCGCGCAAGCTGCGATTACTGGCGCTATTGCGCGATCGACGGCTTCCTGTGTTCCTGTTGCGGCGGCTCGGTCAGCACCTGCCCGCCCGGGACGGAGATGTCGCCGATCACCTGGATCGGCACCTGCACCAATCCGGGCGACGGGCGCGCCTATGTCATCAGCTACAATGATTGCTGCGGCACCACCTCTTGCGGCCACTGCCTGTGCAACCGCAATGAGGGCGACCGCCCGCAGGTGCGCCCGCAATCGAACAATGATTACAACTGGTGCCTTGGCACGCAGAGCAGCGTCTACAATTGCTCGACCGCCGTGATCATCGGCACGGCAGGTGAGAAATGAGGGGCGCGCTGTTCCTGCCGCTTGCCCTGTTGGCAAGCCCGGCTCTGGCGCAATCCGCGCCGGATGGGGCGCAGATCTTTACCCGCTGCGCCGCCTGCCATACGGCGACGGGCGCGGGCGTGCCGGGTGCCTTCCCGCCGCTGCAGAGCGATTTCCGCAATCTGGCCACCAAGGCTGAAGGGCGGCGCTATCTGGCGCTGGCGGTGATCAAGGGGCTTTCGGGCGCGATCACCGTGCAGGGCAAGCCCTATCGCGGCTTTATGCCCGCCCAACCGCTCGACGATGCTGCGGTGGCGGGCGTGCTGAACCATGTCGGTGCGAAGATCGCCACCAGCGGCCCCGCCTTCAAAAGCTTTACCCCCGCCGAGGTTGCAGCGGCACGGGCCGGTGGAGCGAAGCTGAGCGTCGCCGATGTTGCCAAGCTGCATGAGGGTGCGGGCGGGCAATGATCGCGCGCACCCTCATCCTACCGCTGGCGGGCCTGCTGCTCCTTGCGGCGGGGCGGGGAGGAGCGCAAAACACGCCCGGGGCGGATGCCGCTGCCGCTCATGTCGATTACATGCTGAAATGTCAGGGTTGCCACCGGCCAGACGGCACGGGCGATATGCGCTCCACCCCGCCGCTGGCCGGGGAAGTGGCGCGGTTTCTGGCCGTGCCGGGCGGGCGGGAGTTTCTGGGTCAGGTGCCCGGGGTGGCCACCACCGATCTGGATGATGTGCGGCTGGCCCGGCTGCTGAACTGGACGCTCTATCGCTTCGATGCAGGCCATCTGCCGAAGGATTTCAAACCTTACACCGCGCAGGAGATCGGGAGACTGCGCGCCACACCGCTGCGGCTTGAGCGCGTGGCGGTACGAGACAAGCTTCTGAAACACATGAATGGGACGGCCAGGTAGCTGATCCCATCGCTGGGGGAGTGGTATCATGACCAAGGGAGTCAGTTTCGCATCCGGCCTGTCGAGGATCGCCTTTGCAGCCGCCATGGCGGTGCTGCCGGGTGTGGCGATGGCGCAGGATGCCCCGCCGGCGGCGCCGGTGCCGAAAGCGCCTGAAACGGGCGAGATCGTCGTCACGGCGGCCAAGCGCGCGGAAAATGTGCAGGCGGTGCCGATCTCCATTTCCGCGATTGGCGGCGATGCGCTGAGCAAGGCGCGCGTGACCAGCGTGGACAGTCTGGTGACCAAGGTCGCCAACCTGCAGCTGACCTCCATCGTGGGGGACAACACGCCGATCTTCTCGCTGCGCGGCGTGTCGATGTCGGACTACAGCCTCAATCAGGCCAGTCCCGTCGCGACCTATTACGATGAAGTCTACAAGGGCAATTTCGCGCTGCTGGGCGTGGCGATGTATGATCTGGAGCGGGTGGAAGTGTTGCGCGGGCCGCAGGGCACGCTTTATGGCAAGAACACCACCGGCGGCGCGGTCAACATCATCAGCAAGACTGCGAAACTGGGCGAGACCAGCGGTGATTTCAGCGTTGGCTACGGCAATTACAACCGCGTCGATCTGAACGGTGCGATCAATGTTCCGCTGGGCGACAAGCTGGCGGTGCGCGTGGCGGGCACCTTCGCCCATGCCGATGGCTGGTTCAAGAATGTCGTGCCCGGCATGCCCGATCTGGCCGAGACGCGCGAATATGCCTTCCGCGGGACGATGGTGTTCAAGCCCAGCGACGGGGTCAAATTCACCCTGCGTGCCTCGACCAGCTTTCAGAACCCCTACAATTACGGCATCTATGCTCAGCCCGAAGCGGTGAATCGACCCGGCCTCTCGCAGCGCCAGATCGCCTCCGACATTTCGCAGCGCAGGCATGCGCGCACGACCTCGGTCTCGCTGACGGCCAACATCGATGTGACGGACAAGCTGGCATTGACCAGCATCACCTCATGGGACAAGGGTTCGCTGTCTTTCTATGAGGACACCGATGGCACCGCCGCCAAGACGCTCGAAATCCCCTATGTCGATCGCGCCGAGCAGGTGGCTCAGGATCTGCGCCTGACCAGCAATTTCGGCGGACCTTTCGAATTCATCTTCGGCCTCTATTACAACCGCGAGAAGGTCTACAACCAGACCACCTTCGAAATCGGCAATGATGTTGATGTGAATGGTGATGGTGTTATAAATTATCTGGACTGCGCGGAAGGTCTGCCGGTGGCCTGCAAGGTGCGCAACCAGTTCGATCAGGTGAAGAAGAGTTACGCCGCCTACAGCGATCTGAAATACAAGCTTTCGGACAGTTTCACCCTGCGTGGCGGTCTGCGCTTCACCCATGACACAGGATCGCAGACAGGTTTTTCGTCCAATGCTTACGGCGTGGACGATGTGCTGGTGGCCAATCTGATTCCGCTGTCTGCCCTCTATTATTCGAATGACAATTGGTCGGGCAAGGTTGGCTTCGACTACAAGATTGCCCCCGATCATCTTTTCTACGCCAGCTTCAGCAAGGGTTATCGCGCGCCCAGCTTCAATGCTCAGGCATTCTTTTCGCCTGCTGAACTGAGTGTGGCACGGCCAGAAAAGGTCACATCCTATGAAATTGGCCTGAAGAACCAGTTTGCCAACCGCCGGATCACGCTGAACCTTGCCTCCTTCTATTACGATTATCGCAATCAGCAATTCATCAACGTTGATCCGAGCAGCGCCGCGCAGACGCTGCTCAACATCCCCAAGTCGCGCATCTTCGGCGGCGAGGCCGATCTGACGGTGCGCGCATCGCGCGCCCTCTCCTTCCGCGCCGGCATGGGACTGCTCTCGACGAAAATCCTTGAAGGCACGGTCAGCGGCACCGATGTCGCAGGGCACCGGCTGGCCAATGCCCCGTCTTTCACCTTCAACGCGGGCATCGATCTGACGCTGCTGGATGGCGACAAAGGCAAGCTCTCCTTCCATCCCGACATCGCTTACCAGTCCGCCCAATATTTCGAGGTGCTCAACATCCCCCGCCTGCGCCAGAAGCCCTATGCGCTGGTGGGTGGCCACATCGATTACGAGACGAAGGACGGGCGCTGGACCGCCTCGCTCTGGGCCAAGAATCTGGCCAACACCTTCTACTTCACCTCGCGGGTCGATCTGCTGGCAGGTTTTGGCTTTGATTATAACCATATCGGGAATCCGCGCACATTCGGCGGCACAATCGGGTATAAGTTCTAAACACAGGAGAGAGTCGATGTCCGACTACAGACTGCTGATCGGCGGAGAGCTTCTGGAGGGCGATGACACGCTGGAGGTCATCAACCCGGCGCTGGGCGAGGCCTTTGTCACCGTGCCGCGCGCCTCGGCGCGGCAGGCTGATGCGGCCATTGCCGCGGCCAAATCGGCTTTTCCCGGCTGGGCGGCCACCACGCTGGAGGCGCGCCGCGCCCATCTGCTGCGTCTGGCCGATGCCATCGCTCAAGATGCCGACCGTCTCGCCCGCATCCTCACGCAGGAACAGGGCAAGCCGCTGGCCGAAGCGCAGGGCGAAGTCGCGTGGACCGAGGGCTATCTGCGTCATTACGCCACGCTGGAGCTGCCAGACCGCGTCATTCAGGACGATGCCAGCGGCTACATCGCAGTGAAGCACAAGCCGCTGGGCGTGGTGGTGGGCATCATCGCCTGGAACTTCCCGCTGCTGGTCGCCTGCTGGAAGATCGGCCCGGCGGTGCTGGCGGGCAATGCCATCGTGCTGAAACCCGCGCCGACCACGCCTGTCTCCGCTCTGGCGCTGGGGGCCTTGTGCCGCGATATCTTCCCGGCAGGCGTGGTCAACATCATCACCGATGCCAATGATCTGGGGGCGCATCTCACCGCGCACCCCGATGTCGCCAAGATCGGCTTTACCGGCTCGACCGCCACCGGCAAGCGCATCGCCGCCAGCAGCGCGGACACGCTGAAACGCGTGACGCTGGAGCTGGGCGGCAATGATCCGGCCATCGTGCTGGAGGATGTCGACATCCGCGAGACGGCGCAGGCGATCTTCAACGGCGCCTTTCTGAACGCAGGGCAAGTCTGCCTCGCCATCAAGCGCGCCTATGTGCATCAGGCGATCTATGATGCCATGTGCGCCGAACTGGCACGGCTGGCCGAGGAGGCCATCGTCGATGATGGGCTGAAGCAGGGCACCCAGATCGGCCCTATCCAGAACAAGGCGCAATTCGAAAAGGTGCAAGGCTTCCTCGAAGCGGCCAAGCGCGACGGCAAGGTCATCGCGGGCGGCGCGGCGATGGAGCGCGCGGGCTATTTCATCCGCCCCACCATCGTGCGCGATGTGCGCGATGGCGACCAGATTGTCGATGAGGAACAGTTCGGCCCCGTGCTGCCGGTGATCCCCTTCTCCGATGTCGAGGAGGTGATCGCCCGCGCCAATGCCAGCGATTACGGGCTGGGCGGATCGGTGTGGTCCAGCGATGTGGAGAAAGCGGCAGACATCGCCGCGCGGATCGAAAGCGGGCAGGTCTGGGTCAACCAGCATATCGCCATCGGGCCGCATATCCCCATGGCGGGGTTCAAGAATTCCGGCCTCGGCGTCGAGCAGGCGAGCGAGGGCCTTGCCGAATACACCCAACTTCAGGTCATCAACGTAAAGCGGTGAACATGCTGTCGATCACGCAAGGACCAACCGATGTTCCGCTGCTGGAAACCACCATTGGCGAGGCCTTGTCGCTGGCGGCGGTGCGCTGGGGGGACGGGCTGGCGCTCGTCTCCCGCCATCAGGGCATTCGCTGGACTTGGGCCGAACTGAACCATCAGGCCGAGCGTGTGGCCTGCGGTCTGCTCGCGCATGGCATCGGCAAGGGCGACCGGGTGGGGATCTGGTCGCCCAATTGCGCGGAATGGACGGTGATCCAGTTCGCCACCGCCAAGATCGGCGCCATTCTGGTGAACATCAACCCGGCCTATCGCAGCGGGGAGGCGCACTATGCGCTGGGCAAGGTGGGATGCCGCGCTTTGGTCACCGCGCCCTCGTTCAAATCCAGCGATTATATCGCCATGCTGCGCGAGATCGACCGCGCCACCCTGCCCGATCTGCGCCTGCTGGTCTCACTAGGGGAGGAAGCGCACGAAGGTTTCCTGCCCTGGTCCGAATTGGGCGCCGATGTGGATGCCGAGGCCCTGGCGCAGATCGCCGTCACGCTCGACCGGCACGATGCGATCAACATCCAGTTCACCAGCGGCACCACCGGCTTTCCCAAGGGCGCGACACTCACCCACCGCAACATCCTCAACAATGGCTATTTCGCCGGGCGCAACATGCGGCTCACCCCGCAGGACCGCATCTGCATTCCGGTGCCGCTCTACCATTGCTTCGGCATGGTGCTGGGCAATCTGGCCGCGCTGACCAGCGGGGCGGCGATGATCTATCCCGGCCCGGCCTACGATCCCGCTCTGGTGCTGCAAGCCGTGACGGCGGAGCGCTGCACCGCGCTGCATGGCGTGCCGACGATGCTGATCACCATCCTCAACCACCCCGATCTGGAGCGCAGCGATGTCTCCACCCTGCGCACCGGCATCATGGCGGGCGCACTATGCCCCCGCGCGATGATGGAGCGCATCATCGAACATCTCAACATGCGCGAGGTGACCATCGGCTATGGCATGACCGAGACCAGCCCGCTCACCACCCAGACGCTGGCCGATGAGGGGATCGAGGAAAGGGTCTCCACCGTGGGGCGGGTGCATCACCATGCTCAGGCCAAGGTGATCGGCCCGGATGGGCAAACGCTGGAGGTTGGCCAGCAGGGCGAATATTGCTCACGCGGCTATGCCGTGATGCAGGGCTATTGGGGCGATCCGGCCAAGACTGCCGAGGCCATCGATGCTGAAGGCTGGATGCATTCCGGCGATCTGGCGGTGATGGATGAGCGCGGCTTTGTCCGCATCACCGGGCGCATCAAGGATATGATCATCCGCGGCGGCGAGAACATCTATCCCAAGGAAATCGAGGAATTCCTCCTTTCGCATCCCGATATCGTCGATGCTCAGGTCTTCGGCGTCAGCGATGACACATTCGGTGAGGAGGTCTGCGCCTGGGTCATCGCGCGGGATGGCGGCACTCTGCAGGACAGTGATGTCATCGCTCACTGCAAGGGCCGGATCGCGCATTACAAGGTGCCACGCTATGTCCGCATTGTGGAGGTTTTCCCCATGACGGTGACCGGCAAGGCCCAGAAGTTCGAGATGCGCAAGATCATGGAATGTGCGCTGCGTGGGGGCGATTGACCGTGGCTGATCTGCCTTTGCATTACGATCCGCAAGGCCTGTCTGCCCTGCTCGACACGATGTTCCATCCGGAAGCGCGGAGGCGCT
The Novosphingobium terrae DNA segment above includes these coding regions:
- a CDS encoding fumarylacetoacetate hydrolase family protein, which encodes MKLARFAVGDGVHLGLVDGDRIADLTAAGLPFATMLALIEAGEAGLDAVRKVAGNAPSTPLAQVALLAPIEKPGKYLAIGMNYQKHLEEADKLGVARAKHQVWFNKQTTCLSGPFDAIEPGVTEKLDYEVELGVVIGRRAKGVTPQDALAHIFGYFVANDVSARDWQFHSPTFTMGKSFDTHGPIGPWIVTADEVADPQALDLRCLVNGEVRQANNTANMLHRIDAQISYLSTAFTLEPGDLIATGTPEGVGVGMEPPTFLKSGDVVRCEVEGIGVIENRVA
- a CDS encoding VOC family protein codes for the protein MAVLGMLSLTLEVPNIDEGVRFYSDAGLISAVEGDVARLRCEGQARESITLLGGFASKRLHHVALRAEDLEAIAERVPRFGGRVMAAPAGFPASGLWVEDPHGMLLHLVEHPCDPPLEGGPAFEINAPGRILRKRRSAMLPTGAYGAVHPLRLGHVLVFSPDVPASVRFVTEALGMGLADRSQDVIAFCCARKESEHHVLAFAKSPGVGFHHASFQVNDPDEVGRGGRALAGKMGKGDWGFGRHTVGSNFFHYIQDPWGSWFEYYSDMDYIDDYALWTPTNYALEDSLANWGPSVPGDFVHNYEIARLDA
- a CDS encoding TetR/AcrR family transcriptional regulator, with protein sequence MTDKTGNLIAFAVRDLVLPEREGGYSKGHETREMILRAALGLLIEEGYQALSMRRVAAACGLKMGNLTYHFTTKDDLVRDLLDAVIRAYEIEFDKITHRRGTPPAERLAELCQMVLEDIRTKKTTRLFPELWALSNHDSFVLERVQELYARARVSLNDIIEEMRPDLSVEQRSAMALFISASMEGLTMFAGHEKPFEHRMPELEAVSITAFLALIERFGT
- the mhpA gene encoding bifunctional 3-(3-hydroxy-phenyl)propionate/3-hydroxycinnamic acid hydroxylase MhpA, with protein sequence MAEGPYDVIQIGYGPVSESLALMLGRKGRSVAVCERWTSRYPLPRAVCVDHELYRVLAANGMGDVLPSVTHAGPLYQWFNADWKELLVIDWQKASISGGPEVNFVHQPTLEGALDAMVQQQKGVELHLGWEAVAVTQDEALAHVTLRHLESGEEKVLSARYVVGCDGANSLVRTAIGGAREDRGFQADWLVIDVLLKDGVTVEGLGLPGAGQYCNPARPTTIVPAGVREGRLFRRWEFMRLPHETVEQLEDEAYVWELLKPWAGPDEVELVRHKVYNFRSLIASRWRDGRLLIAGDAAHVMPPFMGQGMCAGMRDAWNLAWKLELVLSGVADDLLLDTYQAERMPHVSQITDMAIFLGKIICIPDPEEAAARDRAFLGGNAPPLPPFPKLDHGLLFRPNGAALQAGAGLLSPHGTLAQDGRHARLDDLTEAGSGFLVIARGFDPESSVGPVRDTLALAGLRCLQIGAGHATDVDGRIEAFLDAQGWNAMIIRPDFYVYGGAIGAGDLSALAGALADDLRAHGLHASATTSLEHKENV
- a CDS encoding amine dehydrogenase large subunit; the encoded protein is MAALLLGAACVLPAAAHAATAPAPLAEEPIPAVTTLPQNWPASWLLVHDLNFASIIDGKLAIVDTHDTVQPLKGLVRASQFASSQISPANHEIYTAETFYTRLTRGERTDAITIWDMATLQPKGEIVLPGGKRQLSVTYRNIFQLINHDSWALVANFTPAQSVTVVDLAGRKLLGEIDLPGCSHIYPTGERGFTSFCQDGSLISIQLDAAGKVQSSKTLTNVQDIDRQPHFQIPAMIGKVAWFVSYHGQLKGFDLSGPVAVPLPRLANVGTAEGGAPEWRPGGWQVIASDGTSDGKGLLYVLMSPNGKEGSHKDGGTEVWVVDPVAGKRVSRIALGGVFSSIAMTHEAQPRLVAASADGLIDIFDPATGQKVHSLGRTTAANPTLLTPVP
- a CDS encoding MauE/DoxX family redox-associated membrane protein, which gives rise to MQALSFFLALVLGAACLHKWTERDRLIAATATLTGVGLREAPFLLLVAGLWEALAAITLLVPGLTQIGAVAGAALWTLYAAALWRRRGQRIDCGCDFMRRDKPVSTGAILRPVVLAAVAVMVALLPAGAFSPDLIFAALGFAALWFAAGEFLSLPLVARAR